In one Pseudomonas sp. MM211 genomic region, the following are encoded:
- a CDS encoding Csu type fimbrial protein, whose translation MTGYRPVLLVALLALAPGLLTAATKTATIGLFAEILPACSAGSTAANDLGQFGTFDLGTHSILRPPLDVVGQPGNGALRVNCLSNTPYQVLISAGGSGNVNARRLQGPSAQIAYNLYTSASYQTVWDNTVGISRTGTGQDQWLPVYGRVPAQRSPAAGIYRDTVTVTVKW comes from the coding sequence ATGACCGGCTACCGGCCCGTCCTACTGGTGGCGCTGCTGGCGCTCGCCCCGGGTTTACTCACTGCCGCGACCAAAACCGCGACCATCGGCCTGTTCGCCGAGATACTGCCTGCCTGCAGCGCGGGCAGCACGGCAGCGAACGACCTTGGCCAGTTCGGCACCTTCGACCTCGGCACCCATTCCATTCTGCGCCCTCCACTGGATGTGGTCGGCCAGCCGGGCAATGGCGCGCTGCGGGTCAATTGCCTGAGCAACACGCCCTATCAGGTGCTGATCAGCGCCGGTGGCAGTGGCAACGTCAACGCCCGGCGCCTGCAGGGGCCAAGCGCGCAGATCGCCTACAACCTCTACACCTCGGCAAGCTACCAGACCGTTTGGGATAACACGGTGGGCATCAGCCGCACCGGTACCGGCCAGGATCAATGGCTGCCGGTTTATGGCCGGGTACCGGCGCAGCGTTCCCCTGCGGCGGGCATCTACCGAGATACGGTAACCGTCACGGTGAAGTGGTGA
- the tesB gene encoding acyl-CoA thioesterase II, producing MSQVLQELVALLSLEAIEENLFRGVSQDLGFRQLFGGQVLGQCVSAATQTVETDRHVHSLHGYFLRPGDAALPVVYQVDRVRDGGSFSTRRVTAVQKGKAIFTCSASFQYLEEGLHHQAQMPDVPGPEGLRSETELASLVADSLPPRVRERVLFDKPIEIRPVTVDNPFAPKVSEPVKYVWFRADGELPDTPAIHKYLLGYASDFNLLTTSMLPHGVSVWQKFMQVASLDHSIWFHGNLRMDDWLLYAMDSPWAGNARGFSRGSVFNRQGQLVASVAQEGLIRLREDWR from the coding sequence ATGAGTCAAGTCCTGCAAGAATTGGTGGCGCTGCTGAGCCTCGAGGCCATCGAGGAAAACCTGTTCCGTGGCGTCAGCCAGGATCTTGGTTTTCGCCAACTCTTCGGCGGTCAGGTGCTGGGCCAGTGCGTGTCGGCGGCCACTCAGACGGTCGAGACCGATCGCCATGTGCACTCACTGCATGGCTACTTTCTGCGCCCAGGCGATGCGGCTCTGCCTGTGGTGTATCAAGTCGACCGCGTGCGTGACGGCGGCAGTTTCAGCACCCGCCGAGTAACGGCGGTGCAGAAGGGCAAGGCGATCTTCACCTGCAGCGCCTCGTTCCAGTACCTCGAGGAAGGGCTCCACCATCAGGCGCAGATGCCTGATGTGCCGGGCCCTGAAGGGCTGCGTTCGGAAACCGAACTGGCCAGTCTGGTAGCCGACTCGCTGCCGCCTCGAGTACGCGAGCGTGTGCTGTTCGACAAGCCCATCGAAATTCGCCCGGTGACCGTCGATAACCCATTCGCGCCCAAGGTCAGTGAGCCGGTCAAGTACGTGTGGTTCCGCGCCGACGGCGAGTTGCCGGACACACCTGCCATCCACAAGTACCTGCTTGGCTATGCCTCGGACTTCAATCTGCTGACCACCTCGATGCTGCCCCACGGCGTATCGGTGTGGCAGAAGTTCATGCAGGTGGCCAGCCTCGATCACTCCATCTGGTTCCACGGCAACCTGCGCATGGACGATTGGCTGCTCTACGCCATGGACAGCCCCTGGGCCGGTAACGCCCGAGGTTTTTCCCGCGGCAGCGTGTTCAATCGCCAGGGGCAACTGGTCGCCTCGGTGGCTCAGGAAGGCCTGATTCGTCTGCGTGAAGACTGGCGCTGA
- a CDS encoding histone deacetylase family protein, translating to MPLPLIYHDDYSPPFPEGHRFPMEKFRLLRDHLVDSGLTRDADLLRPQICPADILALCHCPAYIERYLSGELSHQDQRRLGLPWSPELAHRTVRAVGGSLLATEQALQHGLACHLAGGTHHAHYDYPAGFCIFNDLAVIARYLLESGKAHRVLIFDCDVHQGDGTARLLEHVDNAVTVSLHCEQNYPARKASSDWDIPLPRGMGDRDYLKVVDDTLDYLLPLYQPDIVLYDAGVDVHRDDALGYLQLSDAGLAARDEAVLHQCLGRDIPVVGVIGGGYSKDRHALARRHGILHHSAARVWQQRGLG from the coding sequence ATGCCCCTGCCGCTGATCTACCACGACGACTACAGCCCGCCCTTTCCCGAAGGCCACCGCTTCCCGATGGAGAAATTCCGTCTGTTGCGCGACCACCTGGTGGACAGCGGCCTGACCCGGGATGCCGACCTGCTGCGTCCGCAAATCTGCCCTGCGGACATCCTCGCCCTCTGCCACTGCCCCGCCTATATCGAGCGTTACCTGAGCGGCGAGCTGAGCCACCAAGATCAGCGTCGCCTCGGTTTGCCGTGGAGCCCGGAACTGGCGCACCGCACCGTACGGGCAGTGGGTGGCTCGCTACTGGCAACCGAGCAGGCGCTGCAGCACGGCCTGGCCTGTCACCTGGCAGGCGGCACCCACCACGCCCACTACGATTACCCGGCAGGCTTCTGCATCTTCAACGACCTGGCCGTGATCGCCCGTTACCTGCTGGAAAGCGGCAAGGCGCATCGCGTACTGATCTTCGATTGCGACGTTCACCAGGGTGACGGCACCGCGCGGCTGCTCGAACACGTGGACAACGCCGTCACCGTGTCGCTGCACTGCGAGCAGAACTACCCGGCACGCAAGGCCAGCAGCGACTGGGACATCCCGCTGCCTCGTGGCATGGGCGACCGCGACTACCTGAAAGTCGTCGACGACACCCTCGACTACCTGCTGCCCCTCTATCAGCCAGATATCGTGCTCTATGACGCCGGCGTCGACGTGCACCGCGACGATGCCCTCGGCTATCTGCAACTCAGCGACGCCGGCCTGGCTGCCCGCGACGAAGCCGTGCTGCATCAGTGCCTGGGCCGCGACATTCCAGTGGTCGGCGTGATCGGTGGCGGCTACAGCAAGGATCGCCACGCCCTGGCCCGCCGCCACGGCATTCTCCATCACAGCGCCGCGCGGGTATGGCAGCAACGAGGGCTCGGGTAA
- a CDS encoding nucleotidyltransferase family protein, producing the protein MNHAISGQQLLEAALSNPVNQALLQLLPKLDIPACTLTAGCLFQAVWNLQSGQPADWGIKDYDVFYFDQDVSWEAENQIIERVQKACAHLASNIEVRNQARVHLWYEQRFGAPCPRLQSVFDGIDRYLIKATCVAVDVSSGELYSTHGLDELQQGILRINPLNPHPAMFMRKAQSYQARWPWLKIEMP; encoded by the coding sequence ATGAATCACGCCATCAGTGGTCAGCAACTGCTCGAGGCGGCCCTGAGCAACCCTGTGAATCAGGCGCTGCTGCAGCTACTTCCCAAGCTCGATATTCCAGCCTGCACGCTCACTGCCGGCTGCCTGTTCCAAGCCGTTTGGAACCTGCAATCGGGTCAGCCTGCGGATTGGGGCATCAAGGATTACGATGTTTTCTACTTCGACCAGGATGTGTCTTGGGAAGCCGAAAACCAGATCATCGAGCGAGTGCAGAAAGCCTGCGCTCACCTAGCGAGCAATATCGAAGTACGCAACCAGGCCCGTGTGCACCTTTGGTACGAGCAGAGGTTCGGCGCTCCATGCCCACGACTGCAGAGCGTCTTTGATGGCATCGACCGCTATTTGATCAAGGCAACCTGTGTGGCCGTGGATGTCAGTAGTGGCGAGCTATACAGCACCCACGGCCTGGATGAGCTGCAACAAGGAATACTGCGCATCAATCCGCTAAATCCGCACCCCGCGATGTTTATGCGCAAGGCCCAGAGTTACCAGGCGCGCTGGCCTTGGCTGAAAATAGAGATGCCTTGA
- a CDS encoding TIGR03862 family flavoprotein, which produces MTDIPTPTSHSVAIIGGGPAGLMAAEVLASAGLRVDLYDAMPSVGRKFLLAGVGGMNITHSEAYPAFVSRYGERQGQIDRLLQGFDADALRAWIHGLGIETFIGTSGRVFPTDMKAAPLLRAWLKRLREAGVHLHTRHRWLGWNADGSLRVDTPEGERSVHADAVLLALGGGSWPRLGSDGSWVAHLQQAGVPVAPLQPSNCGFDVAAWSPLLREKFAGAPLKNVALGLSGEAQRQGEFVLTATGIEGSLVYALSAGIRQRITRDGSCTVHLDLLPQRSEDALSKALSKPRGSHSMAKHLHRQAGLDGVKAALLRELTPAEHYANPQRLAASIKALPIELRQPRPLEEAISSAGGVPFEALDKGLMLTALPGTFCAGEMLDWEAPTGGYLLTACFASGRMAGQGIARWLRTKNR; this is translated from the coding sequence ATGACCGATATCCCCACGCCCACCTCCCACTCGGTCGCCATCATCGGCGGCGGCCCAGCCGGCCTGATGGCTGCCGAGGTGCTGGCGAGTGCCGGCCTGCGGGTCGACCTCTACGACGCCATGCCCTCGGTGGGCCGCAAGTTCCTCCTGGCCGGCGTCGGCGGCATGAACATCACCCACTCCGAAGCCTACCCGGCGTTCGTCAGCCGCTACGGCGAGCGCCAAGGGCAGATCGACAGACTGCTGCAAGGCTTCGATGCCGATGCCCTGCGCGCCTGGATTCATGGCCTGGGCATCGAGACCTTCATCGGCACCTCGGGTCGCGTGTTCCCCACCGACATGAAAGCCGCGCCACTGCTGCGCGCCTGGCTCAAACGCCTGCGCGAAGCCGGCGTGCACCTGCACACACGGCACCGCTGGCTGGGCTGGAATGCCGACGGCAGCCTGCGTGTGGACACCCCCGAAGGCGAGCGCTCCGTCCACGCCGATGCCGTATTGCTGGCCCTGGGCGGCGGCAGTTGGCCGCGACTCGGTTCCGACGGCAGCTGGGTCGCCCACCTGCAGCAGGCCGGCGTGCCCGTTGCGCCGCTGCAACCGAGCAACTGCGGTTTCGACGTAGCCGCCTGGAGCCCGCTGCTGCGCGAGAAATTCGCCGGTGCGCCGCTGAAGAACGTCGCCCTGGGGCTGAGCGGTGAGGCGCAGCGCCAGGGTGAGTTCGTGCTTACCGCCACTGGCATCGAAGGCAGCCTGGTGTACGCCCTGTCCGCCGGCATTCGCCAGCGCATCACCCGTGACGGCAGCTGCACGGTGCACCTCGACCTGCTGCCGCAGCGCAGCGAAGACGCCTTGAGCAAGGCCTTGAGCAAGCCCCGTGGCTCACACTCCATGGCCAAACACCTGCACCGTCAGGCCGGGCTGGATGGTGTCAAGGCTGCGCTGCTGCGCGAGCTGACCCCCGCCGAGCACTACGCCAATCCCCAGCGCCTGGCCGCCTCGATCAAGGCCCTGCCCATCGAACTGCGCCAACCGCGCCCGCTGGAGGAAGCGATCAGCAGCGCTGGTGGCGTGCCTTTCGAAGCACTCGACAAAGGGTTGATGCTGACCGCTCTGCCCGGCACCTTCTGCGCGGGGGAAATGCTCGACTGGGAAGCGCCTACCGGCGGCTACCTGCTCACCGCCTGCTTCGCCAGTGGCCGCATGGCCGGCCAGGGCATCGCCCGCTGGCTGCGAACCAAAAACCGATAA
- a CDS encoding Csu type fimbrial protein, with amino-acid sequence MRRSALLVSSLLALAISSTANAAGTVTGQLGIQLVITDGCTVGNGGSAGGTFGNIDFGSVAAITAPLEAQSVGSGGGGSFSVTCNNGTDYSVTLDSGGNPAGGQRNMSNGTDLIAYNLFQDAGRTTPWGDGSNGGDTLDSTGNGEVQEIVVYGQVPPRAAVPSVGTYTDTVQVTVAW; translated from the coding sequence ATGCGGCGTTCAGCGCTATTGGTTTCATCCCTTTTGGCCTTGGCCATTAGCTCGACGGCGAATGCAGCCGGTACCGTTACCGGTCAGCTTGGCATTCAACTGGTCATCACCGATGGCTGCACCGTGGGTAACGGCGGTTCTGCCGGGGGCACGTTCGGCAATATCGATTTCGGCAGCGTTGCCGCCATCACCGCGCCGCTTGAAGCGCAGTCCGTGGGTTCCGGCGGCGGTGGCTCGTTCAGCGTGACGTGCAACAACGGCACCGATTACAGCGTGACCCTCGACAGCGGCGGCAATCCCGCCGGCGGCCAGCGCAATATGAGCAATGGCACCGATCTGATCGCCTATAACCTGTTCCAGGATGCCGGCCGCACCACGCCTTGGGGCGACGGTAGCAATGGCGGCGACACGCTGGATTCGACTGGCAACGGCGAAGTGCAGGAGATCGTCGTCTATGGCCAGGTGCCGCCCCGCGCAGCCGTGCCGTCGGTGGGTACCTACACCGATACCGTGCAGGTGACGGTGGCCTGGTAA
- a CDS encoding fimbrial biogenesis chaperone, with product MARAAWQHLDFLHARAGALVLLLMFAGHAAAASSVLIWPINPVIEAEQKAVALWLENRGQAPVNLQIRVMDWKQSDFEDRLDAQREVVGSPPVVTIAPGKRQMIRLMVMQAPQAGLQRAYRVLIDEMLDSNAAPDPQLGVKFQMRYSIPLFVFGSGSAPEGAAEQAGKTVQPLAPKLVYQIQQQGGTRFLQLRNEGTAHARLSAVRFVGSGKQQVIAEGLLGYVLPGAQMRWPLPPGADGAVLEAMVNDRKEPLSIPRQ from the coding sequence ATGGCCCGAGCGGCATGGCAGCACCTCGATTTTCTTCATGCCAGAGCAGGGGCTTTAGTTTTACTACTGATGTTCGCGGGCCATGCGGCCGCAGCCAGTTCGGTGTTGATCTGGCCGATCAACCCGGTGATCGAGGCCGAGCAGAAAGCAGTGGCGCTGTGGCTGGAAAACCGTGGCCAGGCACCGGTCAATCTACAGATACGGGTCATGGACTGGAAACAGTCGGACTTCGAGGATCGCCTGGACGCGCAGCGTGAAGTGGTCGGTAGCCCACCGGTGGTGACCATCGCTCCGGGCAAGCGGCAGATGATCCGCCTGATGGTCATGCAGGCGCCGCAGGCCGGGCTGCAGCGAGCCTATCGGGTGCTGATCGACGAGATGCTCGACAGCAATGCGGCCCCCGATCCGCAGTTGGGGGTGAAGTTTCAGATGCGCTATTCCATCCCCCTGTTCGTGTTCGGCAGCGGCTCTGCGCCAGAGGGAGCCGCCGAACAGGCTGGCAAGACCGTGCAGCCCCTGGCGCCAAAACTCGTCTACCAGATTCAGCAGCAAGGCGGCACACGCTTCCTGCAACTGCGTAACGAGGGTACTGCCCATGCGCGATTGTCGGCGGTGAGGTTCGTTGGCAGCGGCAAACAGCAGGTGATCGCCGAGGGGCTGCTCGGTTACGTGTTGCCCGGTGCGCAAATGCGCTGGCCGTTGCCCCCGGGTGCTGATGGCGCGGTGCTGGAGGCCATGGTCAATGACCGCAAAGAGCCCCTGTCGATACCACGGCAGTGA
- a CDS encoding GNAT family N-acetyltransferase, which produces MDVIELQTPRLYLSAWRDDDLNELAALCADEQVMRHFPAPLSLEQSQALLARLQQHFRQHGFCFWALRRREDGRFVGMTGLAHVGFEAAFTPAVEIGWRLLPEHWGKGYAQEAARAALDCAFERLELERVVSFTATVNAPSQQVMQALGMQPAGSFEHPALAPGHPLRPHLLYRIMRGEWPKRG; this is translated from the coding sequence ATGGATGTGATCGAGCTGCAGACGCCGCGCCTGTACCTGAGCGCCTGGCGTGATGACGACCTCAATGAGCTGGCGGCCCTGTGCGCTGACGAGCAGGTAATGCGCCATTTTCCGGCGCCGTTGAGCCTTGAGCAGAGCCAGGCATTACTGGCGCGCTTGCAGCAGCACTTCAGGCAGCATGGGTTTTGTTTCTGGGCGCTGCGGCGTCGAGAGGACGGACGCTTCGTCGGCATGACCGGGCTGGCCCATGTCGGCTTCGAGGCCGCCTTCACGCCGGCGGTGGAAATCGGTTGGCGATTGCTGCCGGAACATTGGGGAAAGGGATACGCCCAGGAGGCCGCTCGTGCGGCACTGGACTGCGCCTTCGAGCGCCTGGAACTGGAGCGAGTGGTGTCCTTCACTGCCACCGTGAATGCCCCCTCGCAGCAGGTGATGCAGGCGCTCGGCATGCAGCCGGCCGGCAGCTTCGAGCACCCAGCGCTGGCGCCCGGGCACCCGCTACGTCCGCACCTGCTGTATCGGATCATGCGCGGCGAATGGCCGAAGCGGGGCTGA
- a CDS encoding Csu type fimbrial protein, producing the protein MRRAWPFAILLAALDALADTGTNELRVDRQFQVRAVITAGCLLGSGGSDVTSYGNINFGQISSLGSPVSQTSTPGSGSIVLQCTPGIPLTIGIGSGANASSVTGGRFLAKGGERLRYQLYKDSAFSNVWGDGNNGATALSATFPSAGGTQSYPVYARLFSVTPMPSAGVYSDVVTVTVSY; encoded by the coding sequence ATGCGACGCGCCTGGCCATTCGCGATTCTGCTCGCCGCACTGGATGCGCTCGCTGATACCGGCACCAACGAGCTACGTGTCGACCGGCAATTTCAGGTACGTGCGGTGATTACCGCCGGTTGCCTGCTCGGCAGCGGCGGCAGCGATGTGACCAGCTACGGCAACATCAATTTCGGCCAGATCAGCAGTCTCGGCAGTCCGGTGAGCCAGACCAGTACGCCTGGTAGCGGCTCCATCGTGCTGCAGTGCACACCGGGCATCCCATTGACCATCGGCATCGGTTCCGGGGCCAACGCCAGCAGTGTGACTGGCGGGCGTTTTCTGGCCAAAGGCGGCGAACGTCTGCGTTATCAACTATACAAGGACAGTGCCTTCAGCAATGTCTGGGGGGACGGCAACAACGGTGCCACAGCTCTCAGCGCGACGTTTCCCTCTGCTGGGGGCACTCAGAGTTATCCGGTCTATGCCCGGCTGTTCAGCGTTACGCCGATGCCCAGTGCCGGTGTTTACAGCGACGTGGTGACCGTTACCGTGAGTTATTGA
- a CDS encoding VOC family protein: MLTSVELKTFIPAKDYPLSQAFYTALGFKPGWQSDDMSYFSNGEHNAFLLQNFYVKEQADNFVMHLLVDDVEAWWANVQKENLAERFGVRTIEPQDQPWGIREFIIFDPSGVLWRIGQNI, encoded by the coding sequence ATGCTGACCAGCGTCGAACTCAAGACTTTCATTCCGGCAAAGGACTACCCACTCAGCCAGGCCTTCTACACCGCGCTGGGTTTCAAACCCGGCTGGCAGTCAGATGATATGAGCTACTTCAGCAACGGCGAACACAACGCTTTCCTGCTGCAGAACTTTTACGTCAAGGAGCAGGCGGACAACTTCGTCATGCACCTGCTGGTCGACGACGTCGAAGCCTGGTGGGCCAATGTGCAGAAGGAAAACCTCGCCGAACGCTTCGGTGTGCGCACCATCGAACCGCAAGACCAACCCTGGGGCATCCGCGAGTTCATCATCTTCGACCCGAGCGGCGTGCTGTGGCGGATCGGGCAGAATATCTGA